The region aacatttatattgagCTATCCGGCAAAGAAGGATGAGTAAAAATTTCAAgttctcaatgtgcaaaactggcaGACATACCCCAGAAATATGGTTCTAGATTGACTACCATGCACAgcaagtttttaaagtttttttattttagaagttttaaacccatgtatcattttcttttcactttttgctctgactcataaaatcccaaataaaatacataaacatttcTGGTTCTATTGAGACaaaagtgaaaatgttcaatGGATACTTTTGTAAGAAACCATGTGTGGGTTAAATGCAAACTAAGTCATTGCAGTTTACGAAAGCACCCATCAGACTTGTTTCTCCTGTGATGTGAGGCAATCAGGGTtgcaacagaaaatgtttacttTGATGTACTTCGAGCATTTCAGGAAACTTCTGTAGTACAGATGTAAAGCAGCTTCCTCTCTGTTTGATACGACCTTTGTTTATTCAGGTCGAACCCACCAGTTAAGGGTCCACTGCAGCGCCATCGGCCACCCCATCGTTGGAGACTTCACCTACAGCTTGGGAGCAGATGACTCCATATCGTATGATGCCGCACGCCTACCTCCTCCATATTCCCTTGGAGCCTCAGCACCTTCTCGTCACCGCCGGAGACCCCTTTGTCCGGGCAGTTGATCCCAAATGGGTCTCGCAGCGCTCACTACAGACACTAAATGCCACTATTGAGTCAATTTTGGAGCAGAGAAAGACTAAAGAGAAGGAACGAGAGGTGGCGAAaagagaggaggagaggaggaagaAAAGCAAGCAGCCAAGGATTGAGGAGCATAGCGAGGAGCAGAGGAGGGCTTGCCAGGAGTGGCTGAGTGAATGGTCCGGAGATTGATGGGTTTTTGTTGTTtgggtttaatttattttagctgtCCTTACAACAAAAGCATGTTGAGGATGCTTAAAAAACGGGGGACCACCCACAGGGAATAGACGAGCATGAAATAATGAATGCGTGGGGTAAAAAGGCTTGTTAGAGAATATCTTATGCTCCACTTCAAACTATAATTTTTGGATCTTCGTCAGTTATTTACTTTACTGCAGCTAAGAATGCAGTGCTTTCATTTTTaagaggtttttatttattttcaaaaataaaaaatcacacCTTAGATGCAGATATATTTTTATTGCTGATCCAGTCATGTGGGTTTAAAGCCATAGAGTTTTCCTTAGCTCATGTTTGTTGTCATATAATCTATGTTATTGAGCAAATCACCAATTAAATTACTTTCTGTATGCATTTTTGCTGTGAAATATCCTATGTCTATTAAAAATTATTACTTCTTGACTTTACATGATAAACAAGTCCAGTTTGTATATATTTCTGTTGAATCCAAATCAGTCAGGTTCATTCAAGCAGAATCCAGCCATATAGTCAGATCCACTAACATACAGTCCAGTTCTAACTATAATATATTACAGTCCAATGCATTTGATAATTAATGCCAAGACTTAGTAGATTGTCCATCTAAGGAAGCCAAACTAATTGCATTAAgttgttaactttgcagcaatccctaaCAGCTAGTTGTACTTCCTGTGATGAAAAAGAGATCACAGAGTTAATGGCACTGATAGCTTGGTCAACTGTTTTGTCCAGTAGACAAATACAGATTGTAGTAAATCAACTGGCCAGGAGGGATTTAAtgggaaagtaaaaaaaacaaactgttaatAGCTTCTTTGTtggctttttttaaatgaacattatTATTGCTAAACAGAGAAGAAACTAACTGGGAGGTACTTTCGGTGGGATAGAAACAGTAGTGCACAGAGTCACTTGCAGCAATACTTTGTTGGTGGCTTCATCCAGAAAAGAAACACAACTAAATAAACTaggccaggagtactttctgtaggttaagaaaacatttgataGCTAATGGCAAAAATAGCTCCTTCAGTTACTTTGTCCACAAAATAAACACTGTTAAAAAGAGAAGCACTTGCTCTGGGGGGTAACTTCTACAGGAAAGAAAAGTGGAGTACACAGCTAATGGTTTTGTCATGGAAtgaaaaaatagcaaaacaaagaAGGACATGGCCAGGAAAACTTGGCAGCAGTTGCTAGGTCTATATAGGTTTGTACAGGAAAACGAAAagttaaacagagaagcacttggctaggagtactttctctgggaaagaaaaacaaaaagtgcacAGTTACTTGCGGCAAAAGCTCCATGAATGGCTTCGTCAaggaaataacttttttctaatgaaaagaaaaataaagagtgTGATGGGTTATTTGCAGTGAAACACAGTTGCTGTGTACAGGAGTGAAATATAACTAAATCAAGAAGCACTgaaccaggagtactttctaggggaaatgaaaaaaacaaagtgagGAGACAGTAGAGAAgaagttgtttgtttgtttatatatgggcaatattaaatattacagAGCAATAAAATCTAAGGTCATGAAAACTTTTGGTCAGAAAGACAAACTGCGCGAGGAAACAGCGTGCCTGAAACTACACTACCCACAATTCCGTCTGTGAGTCACAGTTTCAAGGAAGTGTAAAAAACCAGCGAGCCGTGGGGTAACCGAGCAGGTAGATGCTGACAGCTGTGTAGCGGTAAAACAGTGGTGTCTGTCACCAGTTGAGCAGTTTGGATTATTAGACGACAGCTGAAAATGACTTCCGAGGTTTTCTCCTATGAGAGCTTGGTTCATGCTGTGGCAGGAGCAGCGGTAAGTTAGCTTCTCTTTCACTGTTTCTTTATTCGTCCATTTCCGATCATAGAAGCTTTCTTGTCGGTTTAAACCTCTGTTTTTAGTCCTACATTTCAAAACGTAATTCGTTTCGTTTCTATGAATTCAAGACTGTAGCATAACCTAAACCAGCCGAATTAAAGTTAATGTGATAAATATGTAGACATTATTATGTCTTTGGTTTTGACTTGACGTTGTGCTATATAAACATGCTTCACTTTAAATCTGTCATTTCCCCAACTGACTTTGGTGCAGTGGTCAGTCTTCTATTAAATGGTGACTTTGGTCTGTTTTAGGGAAGTGTGACTGCAATGACAGTATTCTTCCCTCTAGATACTGCCAGATTACGGCTTCAAGGTAAAACATGGATATTttatctccttagcagatggagtTTACATTCTAGATATTGATAACATAAACATATCTTTTCTTTGAGTTCAGTGGATGAAAATAGGAAGGCCAAATCTACACCAGCCATTCTGGCTGACATCGTCAAAGAAGAAGGACTGTGAGTATTATGATGTTAACAGATCTCAACTGAATGATGAGAGATAAAAGTATTGCTGTTGCCTCTTTGCAGACTAGCGCCCTACAGAGGATGGTTCCCTGTCATCTGTAGTCTGTGCTGCTCCAACTTTGTCTACTTTTACTGCTTCCACTGGATGAAGGCCAGCTGGCTGAAGGGCAGGCAGTCAACACCCAGCATTGACCTTATTGTAGGCATTGCTGCAGGTGAGCCGATCTCAGACTATATCacagaaagcttttttttttttttttatctgtcagAGTATGTCATCAGTTGATTAAAAAGGTTTACAATCTACAAACAGAAAAGTTAAGTTTTTGCTTTAGATTTTTATCCGCCAGCTCTGTTTTCTAGGGGTTATAAATGTCCtgctgaccactcctttgtggGTGGTCAACACCAGGCTGAAGCTGCAGGGCTCCAAGTTTCGCAATGCAGACATTTGACCAACAACTACTCTGGTATCCTGGGTAAGATTTAGTCTAATGTACATAaccaaggaaaatgattcacacccttgaactttttctgaTCTTTGTTTAATTACAACGACAAACGTCAGTGTATTGTATTGAGATTAAATGTGATTTACCAGAACAAAGTAAAGCATAGCTTtacagtgaaagaaaaattataaatgaattaaaaataatttataaataaaaagctgaaatgttTGGCATGCTTTTGTGCAAAAATTCTTTCAAGACACACCTTTCGCTTTTGACCACCTTCTCTGTCCATGCCACAGAAAAGCAAACCCCTAAGGGTTTTCTTATAGCTTTTAATTTACAGTGGTTTTCTTCATGCCTCTCTTCCTTTACCCAATTTATGAAgagcatgactaatagttgtcctgtaaaCAGATTCCCAGTCTttaactgtggatctctgcatttTTTCCAGAGCTACCATTGTTCTCCTGGCTTCTTTGCTGCTCTATGCTGTCGGCTTTATTATTactgattaaattacacacaggtggactctgtttactacgTAGAGGtaatctgaaggcaattggttggtCAGAGGAAAAAGAGTGGATTTAAATGAAGGCTAAAACTTTCATTTGtcagaaaaaatgtaaaatctatttattttcctttcactctcTGATTaaacactgctttgtgttggtctatcacataaaatgctgataaaatgcattgatgTTTATGGTTGCAATGTAGCAAaaggtgaaaaagttcaaggggtataaatactttcgCAAAACCAATGTATGGCTCTTCCTTCTCTGTCATTTTTACAGATGCATTTGAACAGATCATCTGTAAAGAGGGTGTCGGAGCACTCTGGAACGGGACCTTCCCTACCTTGCTGCTGGTGCTGAACCCTGCCATTCAGTTCATGATTTATGAAGGTCTAAAAAGGCAGTTGAGGAGAGGGGCTCCCAGGGAGGTGAGTTGGAAGGAGGTGGTAAGATTCACACATCTGGATGAGAAGACACCTGATATGCAGACACTTGGTAATACTGTGCTCATGACTTTCAGGGAGACTCAAGCAGAGGATAGGGATTATGCATTGCATATGTGGCTTCTctgtttcagatgttttctttccaaTGTCCCTGAAGTCTGTAAAAGCATTTGTGGAAAAACGTGTTAGAGGACCAtcagatggtcacaggaagggAGAGATGGAGCTAGAGAGAGCAATTGACTTCTGTGAACACCCTAAACAAGATTTACATTtgtaatatataaataaatgcaatttaaaatgtgatcaatcttctgttccTAAACCTCTAAGCTTTCGTCTCTGGAGGTCTTCATCATCGGGGCTGTCGCCAAAGCTGTTGCCACCACTGCTACGTACCCACTGCAGACGATACAGTCCATCCTCAGGGTGGGTTTAATTTCTATATCAATCATTATTTTCTCATATGTTCAAAGTGACGACGTGTGTTTCATCAAAAGAGCTGGAGAACAGATAACATTTTAGCTCTAATGACACGTTTTTTCTACAATTTATTAACAGTTTGGTCAGTTCAACACCCCGACAGAGAAGTCAAAACTGCTGTCCAGCCTGAAGACCATCAAGGGTCTACTGGTAAATAGAGCGAGGTAAGTATTTACgcacaaatagttttttgttcttttctatGTAGATACACCAGATTTCAAAGTGAAgtatacattttgtcacattattttGAGCTACGGCACGTGTCTGAACTTGCAAGGGAATTACCTAGAATTTCTCACGAAAAGTAAAGCAGGTGGGGCAACCAGTCCAGAGCTGGTTTTAAGTGTGTGTTTGAGGGGAAGGGGGGGTTAGAGTTAAGCTCAAGCttggtcagattggatggaccCGAATTTCTTTCTTAATTCTTAATTGGATGTAGGTGGGGACTTTGACAGCACCActccacagcatcatgctgccaacaccatcatgctgccaacaccatgttttgTAGTATGGATGGTGTGTGTTCAGATTGAGTAGAGTTCAATTTGTaactcttgttttgttttttatgcatgtCCAAAAATTTTATATTGGTCTCCTCTGACCAGGTTTATGGTCTCGTCTAATAAGGTACCATTTGCAAAATGGGACCTCTGTCCTTATCAGTCTTCAgtccagttttttgttttgaactgGCTCTAGGAAACATGGCGTGTTGGGTCTGTTCAAAGGCCTGGAGGCCAAGCTATTACAGACTGTGCTGACCGCTGCCCTCATGTTCCTTCTCTATGAGAAGATTGCCAGCTGTACCTTCAAAGTCATGGGACTGGGCGGCCCCCACTACAAGAAGCACTAACCAGCAACCAGAGAGACAACCCTGGTCACTTGACAACATAAATGCACTGTGATGATGACTGGATGTGATCTCATTTTTAGAGTAATTCATTCACCAAACGATAAACCGTTCTGAATAAACCACTACTGATATTTATGgtgattttcttctgtttttttttttctgaaagaaaaatgttgataTGAGAATTGTGGCGTTGTTGCAAATCACAGGTCAATCTATAAGTGTCTTGATCCCTGCACTCATTCAGTTTTCCCTCAAAGCTGAAAACGATTCCAGCTCATTGGTTTTCAGTCTTGTTGACTTCTCATCTCCAAATAGGTGATGAGGACCAGTAGAATCAGAGAGAATCAGAGTTGTGCCATAAGGTGTTTCCCTTGGAGATAATGTAGTAAAGGTATTTGGTTCAAACCAGATGTTTAGGCAGATTTCCTGTATGCATAATATATGTGAACAACAGCTCTCATTAAACTCTTTAAAAGTATCTGCattcattttgttctttgtacttttttttttttttttgttagttagtttttttccttttatcaaCAACTGTTGGGTACATCTTTGTTTACcagaatttacatttttttttcttttagatttcTAGTTTCTTCTGATATTTGGACAAGGACTCTGTTGATAGTTGTATTCATAATCCCATTACAAATGatatattaaaaacagtttgaacTCTTAAGTTTCTTGTTTCACAATAATCTGGGACTTCAACTGCCTCCAAAagcttttaaaagtttaaaatttgaaaatcaagGATATTTACTAAGACTGGGAGGGCTATAGAAATGTACTCTTTCTTCGAATCTATGCATATTGCCACAGGCTTTTTTTGTACTGTCTTTACTGTTTCTCAGAGACACGACTTGCATAAACTGTTCATCTGCTCAAGATAGCAGCTTTCTCGCTAAACACTTTAAAAACCCACAGGGCAATATTCTGTAATGTGTGGAAAAGCTGCTTAAGTCCAAAGAAACCTTTAAAAGACTTTCTA is a window of Girardinichthys multiradiatus isolate DD_20200921_A chromosome Y, DD_fGirMul_XY1, whole genome shotgun sequence DNA encoding:
- the LOC124864663 gene encoding LOW QUALITY PROTEIN: peroxisomal membrane protein PMP34-like (The sequence of the model RefSeq protein was modified relative to this genomic sequence to represent the inferred CDS: inserted 1 base in 1 codon; substituted 1 base at 1 genomic stop codon), translated to MTSEVFSYESLVHAVAGAAGSVTAMTVFFPLDTARLRLQVDENRKAKSTPAILADIVKEEGLLAPYRGWFPVICSLCCSNFVYFYCFHWMKASWLKGRQSTPSIDLIVGIAAGVINVLLTTPLWVVNTRLKLQGSKFRNADIXPTXYSGILDAFEQIICKEGVGALWNGTFPTLLLVLNPAIQFMIYEGLKRQLRRGAPRELSSLEVFIIGAVAKAVATTATYPLQTIQSILRFGQFNTPTEKSKLLSSLKTIKGLLVNRARKHGVLGLFKGLEAKLLQTVLTAALMFLLYEKIASCTFKVMGLGGPHYKKH